The region gaacagagtcacagaccagtggaacagaatagagactccagacattgacccaaacatatatggtcaattaatatatggttaaggagccgtggacatacaatgaggaattgacagtctcttcaacagatggtgctggccaaactggacagctacatgtaagagaatgaaactgaatcactgtctaaccccgtacacaaaagtaaattcaaaatggatcaaagacctgaatgtaagtaaggaaaccataaaactcttacaaaaaaacgtaggcaaaaatctcttggagataaacatgagtgactgcatgaacatatctccccgggcaagggaaacaaaagcaaaaatttccaagtgggactatatcaagctgaaaagcttctgtacagcaaaggacaccatcaataaaacaaaaagttaccctacagcatgggaggatatattcataaatgacagatccgataaagggttgacatccaaaatatataaagagctcatgcacctcaatgaacaaaaaatgaacaatccaattaaaaaatgggcagaggagctgaacagacagttctccaaagaagaaattcagatggtaagcagacacatgaaaagatgctccacgtcgcttgtcatcagagaaatgcaaattaaaaccacaatgagatatcacctcacaccagtaaggatggctaccatccaaaagacaaacaacaacaaatgttggtgaggttgcggagaaaggggaaccctcctacacttctggtcggaatgcaaattagttcaaccattgtggaaagcagtatggacattcctcaaaaagctcgaaatagaaataccaattgacccaggaattccacttctaggaatttaccctaagaatgcagcagcccagattgaaagacagatgcacccctatgtttatttcagcattatttacaatagccaagaaatggaagcaacctaagtgtctatcaatagatgaatggataaagaagatgtggtacatatacacaatggaatattattcagccataagaaaacaaatcctaccatttgcaacaacatgggtggagctagagggtattatgctcagtgaaataagccgggcagagaaagacaagtaccaaatgatttcactcatatgtggagtataagaacaaagaaaaactgaaggaacaaaacagcaacagaaacatagaacccaagaatggactaacggttaccaaaggaatagggacagggcaggagggttgggaagggagggataaaggcagggaaaaagaaaggggaccttacgattagcatgtataatgtgggggggggggcaacATTAATGGCAATATCtgtggaagaaataattgataaactggacttcattaaatttcaaacttctgctctgtgaacgGCAATGTCAAGAGAAGGAGAAGACAAGCCAtggactaggagaaaatatttggaaaagacaCACCTGGTAAAAGACTGTGACTCAAAACAGAGaatgaattcttaaaactcaacagtaagaaggcaaacaacctgattttaaaatgggccaAAAACCTAAACAGACACCTCACCGAAGAATATATACAGATGGCAGATAAGCACATGAAAGGTGTTCTACATCatgtcatcagagaagtgcaacaAAACAGTGAGATGCCAccacacacctatcagaatgccCGAAAGCCACAGCACTGgcagcagggaggaagtggagcaataggaactctcatGCATCACTGGTAGGATGCAAAATAGACCACCActgtggaagacagtttggcagtttataaaattaaacatactcttaATGTAGGATTCAGCAgttgtgctccttggtatttacccacaGGAGCTGAAAATTTATATCCATATCAAAACCTGCACAGGggttttatagcagctttattcacagtcACCAAAATCCGGAGGCAACCATgatgtcctttagtaggtgaCAGATGAACTGTGGCCCATCCAGACGATGGACTGTTACTCAGTggcaaaaataaatgagctatgaGCTaagaagccatgaaaagacatggaggaaccctAAATGCATAaactatgtgaaagaagccaatctgagaaggctcttcctgtatgattccaactcagTCACATTCAGAACTCATACAGTAtggagccttttcagactggcttctttggAGGCCAAAGATTTCCTCATTGATTTGGCTTCAGGTTTGCCTTCCATGGAGACGTCAAAAAACCAGTGGTTGAcagcagaggaggagggaagaataAACAGGGAAAACGAGgattttcagggcagtgaaaaCACTGGATGATTCTGTGATGGTGGATGTGTGTCGTTATACATTTGTCCAATCCCACAGAATGTGCACCACCCAGACTGAACCCTAATGTGAACTACGGGCTCTGGTGGTGATGACGTGTCAGTATAGGTCGATCAGTCACAGCAAGTGTGCTGTTATAGTGCAGAATGTCAGTACCCAGGGAGGCTGTGCATGAGTCAGGGCAGGAGGTTTATGGAAAATCTCTAATTTACACTcatttttgctgtgaacctaaaagtaCTCTACAAACAATGTATATCAAAGGAAGAACAAGAAGTGGGTAGGGAGAAATTAAATTGATATTCTGgaactgaaaaataacaaaaactaagAAGTCAGTAGATGAGTGTAAGAGCAGATTAAAAATTAGTAAATTGGGAAGTAGATCAGAAGACAACATCTATTATGAAGTATGGAGAGGCCAGGAGATGAGAAATACAGAATACAGCATGAAAACTATATGGCACACataacatgcacatgaaaagatgctccacatcactaattaccaggaaaatgcaaattaaaaccacagtgagatatcacctcacaccagttaagggtggccaacatccaaaagacaaacaacaacaaatgctggggaggatgcagagaaaggggaaccctcctacactgctggtgggaatgtaagtagttcaaacattgtggaaagcaatatggaggttcctcaaaaaactaaaaatagaaattccatttgacacGAAAacaccactcctaggaatttacccaaagaaaacaacttctcatattcaaaaagacatatgcacccctatgtttattgcagcactatttacaatagccaagaaatggacgcaacctaagtgtccatcagtagatgaatggataaagaagaggtggtacatatacacaatggaatactattcagccataagaaagaaacgaatcctaccatttgcaacaatatggacggagctggaggacattatgctcagtgaaataagccaggcggagtaagacaagtactaaatgatttccatcgtttctggagtataacaatgaagcaaaactgaagaaacaaaacagcagcagactcacagaatccaagaagggactagcggttaccaaaggggaggagtgtgggagggcaggtggggagggagggagaaggggattgaggggtatcatggttggtgcacatggtgtgtgtggagtcatggggaagacagtgtagctcaaagaagacaaatagtggatctgtggcatctcactacactggtggacagtgaatgcaatggggtatggggggactcgataataagggtgaatgtagtaaccacattgtttttcttgtaaaaccttcataagagtgtgtatcaatgataccttaatagatagatagatagatagatagatagatagatagatagatagatagatagatagatagatagatagatagatagacagaagtaagtaaataaataaataaatggaactatATGGCACACAATGAAAAGGCCTATAATAGATTCCCAATAGAGAGGAAGTGGGATAGAAGTAAAATTTGAAAAGTTAATGTTCAAGAGTTTCCAGAAATCATAAAAGATGTCAAGCCACAGATTGCGAAAGTGCTGCGACTCCCAACCTCTGAGAAAATGTGCTGAATACTAAAACACAAAAGATCCCTAAAAGCATCTGGAAATTGTCTGAAGGAGAGAGCAGGTGGCAGAGGTGAGCCCTACCAATCTCTCCTGGACTCCAGTTGAAGCCCCTGGTGTGCCAGACACACCTATGGGACACCAGGCTGACCTCTTGCagagggagcatggggaaggggtGTGGTGGCCGCATATCCTGCCTGCAGTGCCCCAGGCACAGTGCCACCAAGGAAGGCGCAGAAGAGGCCCGCCACTCAAGGACAATGGCTCCCACTAGGTGAAGAGGCCAGGATTCAGGCTCTGCAGCTCCCAGGGCTTTGGgcgcccccagcctgctgtggGCTTTGGAAGCACTGGGGGACAGCATCATCACCTCCTTCCAGGTGGAGAGCGCTGTGTTCGAGGGCAGAGCCCCAGGAGTGCCATCAGACTCTGTGGAGCTTGCAGGAGCCTGTGTGGCTGAGATTCAGGGCCCAGACGCTGGTGTGCATGGTGCGCCCAGCAGGGGCGTGGGCTGGCACTGGGCCCAGGAGGGAGGACTACAGGGGAACACTTGTACAGAATCAAGTCAGAGAGGCCACCCCCGGCTCTCCATGATAGAAAGAATTCTGTACCTGGTGCCAGGCTGGGGCTAGAGCAGACACCCTGTAGAGGCCCTTGTAGGGAGTTTCATGATGTGCAGCAGCAGGGGCAGGTAGGTGCCTGGGGGAAGCTCCCTGGAACACCCCCTAAAGGGGAACGCTGCAGGGATGAATCAGGAGGTATTGAGGGGTGCTCTGCCTGGGGTCAGAGAGTAGGGGTGCATAGGCCATTGACTGGGAGCCCCCAGCAAGTACCAGGCCCTGCATACTGCTCTCTGCATTGTAGGATGTGAGGACACAGATATGACCAGGTGTTTGGGCCCTGACTCTAGACACctttgaggacagggcaggtgggtAATGGGTCTAGGTTGGCAGTGGAACCAGACTCATGCCTCCCCCAGGTAACCTGTGACCCCCTGGATGTCCCCCAGGTAACCTGTGATCCCCCCGCCCAGGACCTCCCTCAGGTACCCTGTGCCCCCCAGGTGACCTGGGCCTGTCCCCTTCCAGGACCTCCTCACTCCGGTGGAACTCAGGCACCAAGGAGCGCATACTCATCAAAGTTGCCGACAGGGAGCCCAGCTTCCTCTCGCCCCAGGGCAATGGCTACCCACTGGACAGCCAGCCTGGGGTCCGCTCCCGCAGACCCTCAGGTGGGCAGCACTCGCCCAGCCTGCAGACGTTCACCTCTGACACAGACAGCCCCATCTTGTTCCCTGAGCGGAGGCCATCACCCTTCTTGAAGAGGGCTGAGCTGGGGAGCTGCTCGCCACTGCTGGCCCAGCCCTGCAAGCCTGCCAGCGATGTGCAGCCCTCTTCCCCACGCTATGCCTATGAGCCTCCCTTGTATGAGGAGCCCCCCATGGAGTACCAGGCCCCCATCTATGATGAGCCCCCCATGGACATGCAGTATGAGGCTGGCGGGGGCTACCAGGCCAGCTCCCCTCAGCGGTCTCCAGGCCGCAAGCCATCACCTAAGCCAGCCTCCGCCTCGCCCTACCAGCAGCTGGCAGCCACCCGACAGAAGGGCCCCGAGCGCCTGCTCAACCTGGAGTACAGCCCCACAGGAAAGGAGTACGTGCGGCAGCTGGTGTACGTGGAGCAGGCCAGCCCAAGCCCCACGCTGCGCTCAGGCTCACGGAGCAAGTACACAGCCACCCCCAGCCGGGgtgtgctttccctgcagcccagcccctgcctgctGCGGGAACAGCGCCTCGGGGTCATGTCTGGGGACTACAGCAGCATGGAGGGGCCTGGGCTCTGGCCCGCCCAAACTCCCACACCCCTGCCACAGGCCCAGGATGATGCCATGTCCTGGTGCAGCCAGCAGGACACCATGTCCTCAACAGGCTGCTCCCCAGGCTCACGCAAGAGGAAGAGCAGGAACCCCTCTCTCTGCCATGCCCCCAGCACCTCGTCCACGGAAGGCCCTGGGGACCGGGACCTGCTTGGTGAGCAGCCCCTGGCGGAGGAGCGGCCCCCATGTGGGCCCACCCTGGGCTTGACGAAGCACATGGAGGGCAAGGTGGGCGAGGTGGATGGGGTGCGCGGCGTGGCTGAGCCCCTCCTGGCACAAGCGCGGCTGGCCTGGGAAGCGCAACAGGCCCACTTCCACATGAGACAGAGGGGCAGCTGGGACTCCCAGCAGGACGGCTCAGGCTACGAGAGTGATGGGGCTGTGCCACTGCCCATGCCTGGGCCGGTGGTGCGTGCCTTCAGCGAGGATGAGGCGCTGGCCCAGCAGGAGAGCAGGCACTGGCAGAGGGGCGCCTTGGAGAGGCTGGCCTTCCCCCAGATCTTGCTGGAGAAAAGCGTCTCTGTGCAGACCAACCTGGCCTCCCCAGAGCCCTACCTCCACCCCTCGCAGGTAGGGACATGCGGCTGGGGTTGcctggtgggggggtgggggcaggtggtgATCCTGAGACCCAGTGCAGTCCTCAGAGCCCCTAACGGGCATGCAGGCTACCTCTCCTTGGTTCCCCATGAGTCTCGGCCAGCTCCTGGGAAGCTGCCTGGGGGCCATAGGCCATGTCCTGATTCTGAGCCACAGAGGCAGGGGGCACGGGCAGGTGGCCACCCAGCCACCGCCTTCCTGAGTCTCTGTCCTCCCACCTGGGAGGGACTCCCAGGGGAGGAGCTGTGAGGGGGAGTGTCAGGCACCCCGGCTCAGAGTCCTCCCCAAACTGCACTCCTGCATGCAGCGAAGCTGGACAGCTGGCCTTGGGGCCAGGACACATGCTCAGCAGGCACCAGGTGTCTCCCAAGACTGTGTGCTGCAGCTGGAGCCAAAACAGAGGCCAGCCTGGCATGTCCACTGAGTCTGTGTGTGCCTTCTGTCCAGACTGTGTGTTGGGAGCTTGGTGCCCCAGGATTTGGTATGTGCTGACGTCCTGGTTCTCACCTCCTCACCCCTGACCTTTCACACAAGTCTGCTGCATGAAGCCAAGGCTGAGGGTCTGCCAGGGCAGGGCCACCTTAGCGCCCTTTAGGCTGCACAGTCAGAGCAGCACTTCTGTCCATAGCCAACAGGAAGAGTCAGCCTGGGGAGGCACAGGGTGAGAGTGAGCAGCAAGGACCTGCCTTGTAGACAGAGGGGACAGAAGCCCCCAAAGGAGGTCCCTAAGAGTGCCAGGCGAGGAAGGGCTGTTATCCAAGTGACAGGCCTTGGGCAGAGATACTGAGGCCGTTGGGGAGGCCAGGGGGTCTTGAGACAAACTCCTCCTTCGGAAGGGCCTCGGCCCAAGGCCTCTCTCAGGGAAAGTGGGGCACAGCATGGGGGGGAAGGGCAGGAAATTCAGTGAACCAGCAGAAGCCAAACAGCAGCAGCGAGGCCAGCAGGGGGCAGTCAGTGCCCTGCCATCCCCTGTGGGGCACCCACACGGGTCCCGGGATCCTGTGTGGGGAGGCCCATGTAAGCACAGTCGGGCGCTGGTCACTCAGAACCTTACTGCCTGGGGCTGCAGTAGCCCAAGAGCTGATGAAGCACACGCACGGCTCCCTGTCTGCATGCCTGTGCTGGCCTCTAGACCTTGGCCCCAGGGGCAGGCCTGGAAGGGGAGAGCCTGTAAGAACAGCCTCTCTGAGCCCGCCCTGCCTTGCACAAGGAGGATCCTAGCATGTGTTTAAGGGGTGGGCAGAAAAAGGCAAGGCGCAAGGTGGGaaacccagcccagcccaccctgGGCCTGGCCCCTTCAGCACGCTTGGGCAGCAGGGGAGGCCACACCTccctgctggctggctggctgagtTGGGGCCCTTCTGTCCTCTCAGTCCGAGGACCTTGGCTCCTGTGCCCAGTTTGACAGCAGCCGGCAAGCCCGCAGTGTTATGCCCAGCACCAGCTGTGTGTTCCCCACATTCACACTGCGCAAGCCATCCTCAGAGACCGACATAGAAAACTGGGCCTCCAAGCACTTCAACACGCACACACAGGGCCTCTTCCGGCGGAAGGTGTCCATTGCCAACATGTTAGCCTGGAGCAGCGAGTCCATCAAGAAGCCCATGATTGTGACCAGTGACCGCCACGTGAAGAAGGAGGCCTGCGAGATCTTCAAGCTGATCCAGATGTACATGGGTGACCGGCGCGCCAAGGCGGACCCACTGCACGTGGCCTTGGAGGTCGCCACCAAGGGCTGGAGTGTGCAGGGCCTGCGAGATGAACTCTACATCCAGCTGTGCCGGCAGACCACCGAGAACTTCCGCCTCGAGAGCCTGGCCCGTGGCTGGGAGCTCATGGCCATCTGCCTGGCCTTCTTCCCACCCACACCCAAGTTCCACTCCTACCTGGAGGGCTACATTTACCGGCACATGGACCCTGTCAATGACACCAAAGGTAAGGCCCACTGCATGGGACCCCTGGGCACCTTGGGCTCTGCTGCCAACTCAGGTAAGGGCCGTGTCAGAGCTTCCTGGCCTGCACCGGGTGACGCCTTGGGGGCAGCAGGTATGTGGGGACAAGGGCAGCACCTCCAAGCAGACACAAGTGTCTCCTAAGCTACATCCTAGGTCTCCACTGAGACATGGGGTCCTCAGGGGAACCCTCCTTGGCACTGAGGCCCTGGGAAGAGCCACAGGTATCATGGCACAGGGTCCCCAGCCTTAGGGCAACAGGTAGTGGGGCGTGGATGAGATACGTGGCATCTGTGTCTCTGCCAGCCAGTGTCCATTCTCCTCTGAGGCCTCTGTCAAGGGCAGGGGCAAAGAGGCAAGACCTGGGGGCCACAGTCAGCCCAGGGGCACTTCCTGCATCTGCTCGCAGCCATCCTGCTGCCTGGAGTGGGGACTGCCCCAGCCAGTTCAGGCCATCTATGTGGGTGGGGGTGAGATGAGTCCTACAGAGCGGCTCCTGAGAGCCGGGAGAAGCTCAGGGACTAGAGTGTGTTTGCCCAGCACTGGGTCTGGGAAGACCAGCAGGCCGTTGGGACTCCACAATATAAGCTGACCCGGAGCTGCCCCAAGGGGTCAAAGGTTGGGACCAGTAGTGGTAGCCACCTGCTGACAGCAGCCTGGAGCTGAGTGCAGGGACAGATTCTGCCCGGGGCTCTGAAAGGCCATGTGTCAGGTGTGTCTGAACCCAGGTCATGCCAGCCGGGCAGTGCCTTTGCAGCTGACCTAGTGTCCTGCCTGAGCCCGAGGCCAGGCTGAGTGTGCACAGGGACAGGTCCACAGCAGCACCTGCATATGCAGCAGGCCATCTGTCACCCCAGCAGTTGTAGGTGTCCACAGGACACAGTCAAAGAACCAGTGTCTagaaacacacatacaaataccACACATGCATAAGCATGGTTGCACACAGTCTTCAGTCAGACAGGCCGCAGAATGCTCTGTGGGAGTGACCAGAAGACCTGGTCTGGCCAGGGCCTTGCCCAGCCCATGTGTCGGGGGCCAGAGTGTGTGCACAGAGCAATGGGCTGCAGCTGCAGGGCAGTGGTGGCCCCAGGGAAGGTGTGCCAAGCAGACACCACGCAGCTCTTCAGCCGTCTGCAGTGGGTAGATTCTGGAATCCTGGAGATTCTCATAACTGAACACAGCAAAGGGGTCTCCctcagttcttcaaaaaattaaacatagaattactgtagaacccagtgattccacttctgagtatataccccaaaaaattgaaagcagggtctcaaagagatatttgtacacccatgttcataaaagcactatttgcaatagaaAAGAGCTGGAAGCAGTTCAAGTGTTCACTGGTGGATGAACAGAAAACCAAAATGTGGTCTGaacatatggaatattattcagcctaaaaaaggaaggaaattctgacacacactacaacatggatgacccctgaggacattatgctgagtgaaataagccagtcacaaaaagacaaatactgtatgattccaccttTATGGGGTTCCTAGTTGTCAGAATCGGTCAGAAAGTAGGCTCTTCCTGGCGGCTGTAGTGGGTTGCAAGTGGGGAAACTGGGGGGTCCCTGTGTAGTGTCGAGAGTTTCCACCTGGGACGGTGAGCAGATGCTGGTGGTGGTCGCTGCACAGCAGGAACGCGCTTAATGCCACTGAGCCGTACAATTAAACACGGTTCAGACGGTGAGTTTcatgttacatatatattatcacaatacaaaagaaaaacccACAAAGACAGAGTGGAAAGGCAAGAACAATGGTTTTGGAAGCCGAGAAGCATGTGGACAAGTGGCAGGAGACTGACCTGGCACACCAAGAAAGGTGGGTCCCAAGCAGACAATGGAAATATTAAGAAGCTGAAGCAGATAGCAAACCCTTGAAAGCTCAAGAGTGGGTAGAGCCAGCTTCCTCTAGTAATGGTTTCGAGAAGGGGTGACCTTGAAGCCAAAAACAAAAGGACCTGCTGAAGTCTGTTTAGAAAGAAGGCAACTGCAGGGGAGTAGGTCAGAGCCTAGGTTCTGGACCGAGAGCATTCGGACTCAAATCCCgtatttcattctttcatgtgttccaagtgtacaacacagtggttcagcagttccccacattattaaatcctcacccccactagtgcagtcactgtctgtcagcataggaagatgtcatGAAACTACTCGCTGTATTCTCCAGGCTGCACTTCCCTCCCCACGACCAGCTTACATTACGACTGTTTCTgcgcccctttatccctctccctccccacacactgcAACCCTTCCCCACGGCAACCACCAATCCTTCTCAGtgtgagtctgctggtgttttattcattctcttttgcttttatgttccacaaataagtggaatcatatggtatttgtctttctctacatggtttatttcactgataataataccctctaggtccgtccatgtagttgcaaatggcaggcttttttttttatggctgaataacattgtgtatatgtaccacatcttctttatccattcatctatttatgaacacttcagttgcttccatatttggctattgtaaatatattacaataaacataggtgtgcacatatcttttccaattattgtcttcattttcttcaggcaTATTATCAGAActgtaattgctgggtcatatggtattctattattagttttttgagaaacctccatatagctttccatagtggctgcaccaatttgcaatcccatgGTGTactagggttcccttttctccacatccttgccaaaactagttatttcttgtcttcttggtagtagccattctgacatgTGAGGTGGTGTCTTACTGTAGTTTTTTTCTTGGTAGtactaatgtacaattacatgagcaacattatagttactagactctcccctattatcaagtccctcccacacaccccattacagtcactgtccatcagcatagtaagatgctatagaatcactactggtcttctctgtgttatactgccttccccatatccctgccgccactacattatgtgtgctaatcgtaatgcccctttttcccctttatccctcccttaccacccatcttccgcagtccctttccctttagtaactgttaatccattcttgggttctgtgagtctgctgctgttttgttccttcagtttttgctttgttcttatactccacagatgagtgaaatcatttgatacttgtctttctctgcctggcttatttcactgagtataataccctctagctccatccatgttattgcaaatggtaggatatgttttcttcttatggctgaataatattccagtgtgtatatgtaccacatcttctttaaccattcatctactgatggacgtttaggttgcttccatttcttggccattgtaaatagtcctgcggtaaacataggggtgcatctgtctttttcaaactgggctgctgcattcttagggtaaattcctagaagtgggattcctgggtcaaatggtatttctacttttgagttttttgaggaacttccatactactttccacaatggttgagctaatttacattcccaccagcagtataggagggttcccctttctccacatcctcaccaacatttgttgttgtttgtcttttgaatgttagccattctaactggtgtgaggtgatatctcattgtggttttaatttgcatttctctgatgattagtgatgtggagcatctttacatgtgcctgttggccatctgaatttcttctttggagaattgtctgttcagctcctatgcccattttttttattggcttatttgctttttgtttgttgaggtgcatcagctctttatataatttggatgtcaaccccttattggatgtcatttatgaatatattctcccatactgtaggatgtcttttggttctactgaaggtatccttagctgtacagaagcttttcagcttgatatagtcccacttgttcatttttgcttttgtttctcttgcccggggagatatgtttatgaagacgttgctcatttttatgtccaagagattattgcctatgttttcctctaagagttttgtggttttatgTCTTAGAtgaaggtctttgatccattttgagtttacttttgtgtatgggattagacaatgatccagtttcattctcttacatgtagctgtccagttttgccaacaccagttgaaaaggctgtcatttccccattgtatctccatggctcctttattgtatattaattggccgtgtatgtgtgggtttatatctgggctctctattatgtaccattggcctatgggtctgttcttgtaccggtaccaaattgtcttgattactgtggctttgaagtagagcttaaagtcagggagtgtaattcccccagcttcgttcttccttctcaggattgctttggctattcaaggtcttttgtggttccatatgaattttagaactatttgtcctaGTCTGAAGAAtacctttggtattttgatagagatggcattgattctgtagattgctttaggcaggatggccattttgacaatatgaattcttcctatccatgagcatgggatgtgtttctatttattggtatcttctttaatttctctcaagagtgtcttataggcgctgatggacaatgactgtaatgggtatgtggtggggacttgataatggggggagtctagtaaccacagtgttgctcatgtgattgtacattaatgatacgaaaaaaaagagtgtcttgtggtgtctttgcctggttttggtattagagtgatgctgcccttgtagaaagagtttgggagtattctctcctcttctacttcttggaaaactttatgggg is a window of Manis pentadactyla isolate mManPen7 chromosome 3, mManPen7.hap1, whole genome shotgun sequence DNA encoding:
- the ARHGAP39 gene encoding rho GTPase-activating protein 39 isoform X5; the encoded protein is MTSSLRWNSGTKERILIKVADREPSFLSPQGNGYPLDSQPGVRSRRPSGGQHSPSLQTFTSDTDSPILFPERRPSPFLKRAELGSCSPLLAQPCKPASDVQPSSPRYAYEPPLYEEPPMEYQAPIYDEPPMDMQYEAGGGYQASSPQRSPGRKPSPKPASASPYQQLAATRQKGPERLLNLEYSPTGKEYVRQLVYVEQASPSPTLRSGSRSKYTATPSRGVLSLQPSPCLLREQRLGVMSGDYSSMEGPGLWPAQTPTPLPQAQDDAMSWCSQQDTMSSTGCSPGSRKRKSRNPSLCHAPSTSSTEGPGDRDLLGEQPLAEERPPCGPTLGLTKHMEGKVGEVDGVRGVAEPLLAQARLAWEAQQAHFHMRQRGSWDSQQDGSGYESDGAVPLPMPGPVVRAFSEDEALAQQESRHWQRGALERLAFPQILLEKSVSVQTNLASPEPYLHPSQSEDLGSCAQFDSSRQARSVMPSTSCVFPTFTLRKPSSETDIENWASKHFNTHTQGLFRRKVSIANMLAWSSESIKKPMIVTSDRHVKKEACEIFKLIQMYMGDRRAKADPLHVALEVATKGWSVQGLRDELYIQLCRQTTENFRLESLARGWELMAICLAFFPPTPKFHSYLEGYIYRHMDPVNDTKVTQHMRELLERNAKKKSKLRKKPKPYVEEPDGVAISTYAKYCYHKLQKAALTGAKKGLKKPNVEEIRHAKNAVFSPSMFGSALQEVMSMQKEHYPDRQLPWVQTRLSEEVLALNGDQTEGIFRVPGDIDEVNALKLQVDQWKVPTGLEDPHVPASLLKLWYRELEEPLIPHEFYEQCIAHYESPEAAVAVVHALPRINRLVLCYLIRFLQVFVQPANVAITKMDVSNLAMVMAPNCLRCRSDDPRVIFENTRKEMSFLRVLIQHLDTSFMEGVL